The window GCAGAGACTGACGCTCTTCAGATGTGAGGTCAACGATGTACTTTTCTGGCATGAGAGGTTCTGGTTTTTTACCAGTATCCCTGGGTCTGCTTTACCTGTCAAAACCACATTGGTGAACTACTAGTTTTATGTTTCAGTAGATCGAAAATTCATGCCAGGGTAGGCAGATGAATTGTAGTAAATGCTGCTCAACGGCTTGAGAAATGAACTCCAACTAGTGTTGAGCTGAGTTCTTGTTGCCAAACAATAGTATGGATCAATCTAGGGAGCAGGCGATCGCGAGCATTACCCGGAAACAGCCGCTCGTTGATGAGCGGCTGTCACCTGGAGGCGAAAGCGGTCAGAGGGGGCAACAGTTAGCCCTCGTCGTATAGGTCGAATGGGCTTAGCATTGACAATCTCCATCTCTAGATGCGACACCAGCTCAAACAGTACCAACTTCATCTCAAACAAGGCAAAGGCGGCTCCAATACAGCGGCGATCGCCTCCCCCAAAGGGAAAGTACTCGTAAGGGGAAAACTGTCGTTCTAAAAATCGCTCTGGTCTAAATTGCTTCGGCTCTGGATAGACCGCCGCTCGGTGATGGGCCAGATAAATCGAGGGCATGATTAGCGTTCCGGGTTCAAGCGCGTAGCCCGCAATCTCTAGGGGCTGCTTCACCACACGAGGAAACGCACTGAAGGCGATCGGGTAGAGCCGCAGGGTTTCTTGACACACCGCGCTGAGATACGGTAACCGCGCGATCGCCATTGGGTCGGGCGGACCCTGCATTCCTTCTATTTCTGCGAGCAGCTGGCTACGCACTTCTGGGAGGAAGGCGATCCAGTACAAAGCCCAAGCCAAAGCCGAGGCTGTCGTTTCGTGCCCCGCAAACAAGAGCGTCATGAGTTCATCTCGCAGTTCGACCTCACTCAATGCTTGCCCTTCCGAGTCACGGGCTGCCATGAGCAGGGCCAAGATATCCGTTCGGTCCACCTCTGGTTGACTGCGGCGCTCGGCA is drawn from Trichocoleus desertorum ATA4-8-CV12 and contains these coding sequences:
- a CDS encoding cytochrome P450, producing MADTSPQLLNGPPNTPSWQRRLWGLRFLFRPLETLEARTQAYGDDYRVSPPGIQPALVYFSSPEALEAIFTAKPEQLSAGGGNQILRVLLGEHGIVLLEGQAHQRQRQLLMPPFHGDRMRSYAQVIQDTTAQVRSQWKVGTTFAVRPVMQSISLQVILKAVFGLDGGPRYEPLRQALTQMLDGFSSPFGAMFLFYPFLQQDWGAWSPWGRFLRVRQQVDALLYAEIAERRSQPEVDRTDILALLMAARDSEGQALSEVELRDELMTLLFAGHETTASALAWALYWIAFLPEVRSQLLAEIEGMQGPPDPMAIARLPYLSAVCQETLRLYPIAFSAFPRVVKQPLEIAGYALEPGTLIMPSIYLAHHRAAVYPEPKQFRPERFLERQFSPYEYFPFGGGDRRCIGAAFALFEMKLVLFELVSHLEMEIVNAKPIRPIRRGLTVAPSDRFRLQVTAAHQRAAVSG